The sequence below is a genomic window from Bos javanicus breed banteng chromosome 5, ARS-OSU_banteng_1.0, whole genome shotgun sequence.
ctgtgcctcagtttcctaatctgtaaaatgggtggggGCAGTAACAGTGCCGGCCTCATTAGTGTTGTCAGGGGATGTAAAGAGCTTAGCATAGGGCAAGCAACAGCAACATTAGAGCCACTGTTATCAGAGGTAAAATCGTTAATGAACATGAAGCTTTTTCAAAGTTAAACCTTCTAAAATATTgcaggggcttcccatgtggcactagtggtaaagaacccgcctaccaatgcaggttagacataagagacgcagattctatccctgggttgggaagatccctggaggagggcatggcaacccactccagtattcttgcctggagaatcccatagacagaggagtctggcggcctacagtccatggggtcacaaagagtcggacacaactaaagcgacttgaCACATCTCATACtgcagatggggaagctgaggctctgGGAACTCAAGTACTTTTCAAGGTCAACCAGAGAGCTGGGGTCACAGCTGAACTTCCCTGGCTCTGGACTCAGGGCTTTAAAACATCACAGAGTAGCGATCATCTCCCTCCCAAACGCTCAGCCCAGCCTGGCTCCTGAGCACAAGCACGTGAAAGTCTGAATAATAGAACAGGAGCTCGGCTCTGGGAGCCCCACAATGCCAGCAAGATTACCAAGCAGCACGTGACCAAGCCCTGAACAGGGTAGCAAACAATAAGCATCCTCTGAGTTCCAAGGAGGCAGAGAACAGAGTGGGCAGGGGGGCAGGAAGGGCTCGGCGGGGAGGAGGGCTGGAGCAGGAGACTAAAGAGCAGGAGGGTTTAAATGGGTagaaaaggggagaaaagggCGTGCTAGGCAGGGGGCCCAGCAGGAGCAGAAGTGCCGGGTGTGAGGCACACAAGGGCTCGGGCAACTGACAGTTGAAGCTTGTTTGCAGCAGAGAGCTCCGGAAGAGTGGGAGGTGAGGCTAGGACTTGAATGCCAAGCCGGGAGGACAGGGTGGACCTTCAGGGCATTGAAACAGCCAACTCTCCGCCCTGAGGGGTTAGGGCGGAGGAGGGGGCGTGGCCAGGGCCAAGACTCTGACCGCTGTCGCGTCCCGCAGACACCTGCTACgtcctgtccttctccatcatcATGCTCAACACCAGCCTCCACAACCCCAACGTCCGGGACAGGCCGCCCTTCGAGCGCTTTGTGTCCATGAACCGTGGCATCAACGGCGGCAGTGACCTGCCTGAGGAGCAGCTGCGGGTAAGAGGGCGTGGCCCCACCCAGCAGGTCTCCAGGCATCCAGGAGGAGCCTGCCTTTGGGCGGATGACCCAAGAGGGGCTCATCTAAGAGAGACCTCTCCAGGAGGGGGCCCTCCCAGGTCAATAACTGTCTTGagatgtgctaagttgcttcagccgtgtctcttttgcgacactatggactgttgccagccaggctcctctgtccagggggtgGACAGTCACAAAAGAGGTTGGTCCTGAAATGGGCTTTTGCAAGCAGTCCCATCTTAAGAAGGAGGTCCAAGACTGAACACCCAGGAGGTCTGCTCAGACCTCAGCCTTTGGGGAGCTCTTGACACCCATCATTCACACCTTCCTCGAAAGGGTGCCTCACACCACCTAGTCTATTTCTTGGAATCCCAGAGTCTTAGACTCTCAGTGGGTCAGAGTAGAAAATTCCCAGTCTCTGCTCAAACCCCTCCCTCTTCCAGAGAGGAAGAAACAGGTCTTCCATAGGCTACACATCAGCTCAAGAGTTGAGTGGAACCCAGGCTTCCTATCCCATCCTAaacagcccccacccctgccacactGCACCAGGCTCTGGCCTGGCATAGGGCACCCAGGGATGATTCAACCCAAGGTAAGGGTCTGGTGGAAGATAAAATACATGTGAATTCCAGCCCTGCCTGATTCATGTTATGCTGACCATAGGAACCTAGCTATGGAGACCCAGTGGACAATACTATCACTCTCCCAGAGGCAGGGAAAGGGTGCCATCATGGAagacttcacagaggaggtgactTTTGAACTGGCCTTGAAAGTTGAGTGGGAGTTTGCCCAGGGGAGAAGCAGGGAAAGGACATTCCAGAAAGAGGAAGTGGCCAGCACTTGACCTGGTAGGGAAAGGGAGGGGCATCCTGGGTAGCCATCTGGGTACATACAGACAGTGATGGGCACCAAGTCCAGGGCTTTGAACAACAGCCTCCAGAGTTTACCTGCTTCCTATGGGCAAAGTGGAGCTGGGAACTATCTTAGAAAGACAGGAGTGAGATTCAAAGCCTGGCTCAGCAAAAATGAACTGACAATTCATTTCTAGGATTAGAGGTGCCCAGAGCTCTATAGAGTTTCAGTTCCCTCTGGGTCAGAGTCTGGCAGGAGGGGAGGAGACAATGTGAACCCCACCCTGGCAGCTTAGCACCCTGTGTATGTCCCGCAGCAGAAGtatggtgggggttggggagagccTGGATCTGGAATGACTCTGGTGCTCTTCAGTGTTTGACAACAGCCATGCCCTTAGCCCTTCACCCTCCTTGATCCCCagagaatatttattttggaGGGGGGCATGATATAAAATGAGGGCTTGAGAGTAGATTAGAGCTCAGGTCAAGTCCCATCTCCCCGTTGTTCGCCTCCTGGATGACCTTGAGTAATGACTCACCCTCTCGGGGCCACCATTTCCTCAACCAGGAGAATGGGAATAATGACACCTGCGTCACAGAGCTGCTgagtagtaatttttaaaaacgtaAAGGGCATAGCCCATGCCAGGTACATAGCACAAGCTCTAAATGGTAGCTTAGGTCGCTATTAAGAatcattaataattatttaaaatcccCAGCCCTTAGTAAACTGCCTGAAATGTGAAAGGCCTTTGAAAACTCATCTCATTGTGGTACTTGGAGCAGGAAGCTGGGCACACCTGGTCTGGCAGGTAATGAGTTAACAGCCTGCCAGCACCAGTCCTGTTGGATCTCCCAGGTGCCACTTTATTGCTTCTGTCCCAGGAGAGCCTCCTTCAGCGGCTCCCTCCTTAGGCATTTTTCCCAATTCAAGTCTTTTGTTAATAACAATGCGCTGCATTTGTATAGAGCTTGTAACTTTCTTCTCATAGGGCTTTTGGGTCTATTATCTCAATTTAGCTTCAAACTCTGCCTGGGAGGTCTGGAAAGGGTTTATTATCCTCCTTGGCAGCCAAGAGGCAGGGAAAAGAACAGAGCGTTGGAGTCACAGCCACATCCAAGTGCTAGCTCCTCCATTTTCTAGTTGTGTGACTTTAGGTAAGAggcttgacctctctgagctcccAGCTTATGGGATTAGTGTAGACATGTAAGGTATTTAGCACAGCACCTATGCCTCTGGGCTGGCTAATTAATCCAGAAGCTTTCAGGGCACAAAGTGAACCACACTGGCCTAGTCCTTGCTCTTCAAGGCTTTTACAGAAAGCTGCTGTGGACTGGGGGgtcttcttgctttcttttcgGGCGTCATCTTCCCCATGTGTAAAGCAAGGACTCAGCTTTAAGTATCTTTAAGTATCAGTTTGTGGCTTTGCAGAAGGATTCTCCAGGACATATAACATTTTTAAGTGACCTGATTTATGAAATTAAATTGACACAGACACATCACCTAAAGAGAGGTCACTCTGTGACCATGAGGGTACGCAGGTGGGAAAGGCTTTGGAGAGGTGCATGATGGGAGCAGGGGCTCAGGCAGGTTGAGTCTTGCCCTGGCCATCCTGATGGGGACAGGGCAGAGTGCCTAAAAGACTCAGGGCAAAGGCACAGGGTGTGGACTCAGAGGACAGGagatcaaatcccagctctgcctttaTGGCTGCATGTCCTTGagtgtgagcctcagtttctccatctgcaaagTGGGCTGATGACACTGACCTTACATTGTTCTCCTGAGAAGCAGACAAAGCACTTCAAGTGCCTGGCTCCACTCACCATGACTGGGCTGCCCAGAGAGGGACCTggggtggagaagggaaagaaggagagaggacAGAAGGAGAGCTCATCCACCCTCTGGTGCCACAGGTGAAGAAACCAAGGTCCAGCAAAGGAAACAGTCAGTTCGGGGCATCTTCTGCTGTGGGTAGGGCCAGACCTCCTGGGTTCTTGTCCAAGCATCTCCATCAGAAATGACTGTATATTGGTTCTCCTGACAACCACAGGCATCAGGTACCttacacccaccccccacccccccaaccccagttTACAGCAGAGGAAACTGAGCTCCAATAGAGGTAGCTGGCCAGGGGGGCTCAGTCTGTGGGGAGTCCAggttcaaacccacgtccatctgAGCCCTTCCCTCTGCAGAGACCAGAAAGCAAGATTTGGGAATGCAGATTTTGACTTGTTTCCCAGCTTCCAGTTTCTTCCTTGGTTGGAGGAATTCTCAACTCATGTCAATGAAAAGATGGGGGACTGATATTCACCTTCAGGTTCGGCTAGATCCAGGTGCTTCGTTGAGGTCAGGGCTCAATCTGGTCTTTCCATCTCTGAGCAACCTCCTCTTCCAAGTTGGCTTCCCTCTTAAACAGGCTTCCCCCCAAGTTTCCCAGAGAGGACCTGGGCAACTCCAGGCTTCCATCTTGCTTAACAGTTTAGAGTCCCAGAATGAAGGCTTATTCGCTAGTGTAGGTCACAAGTCCCTCTCTGAATCAGTCACTGTGACCAGTAGGATGAAATGCTCTAATTAGCCAGATAGGAGTCATTCACTGTCTCCTACAGCCATGAGGGAGTGCTGAGTGGGCAGTGTCAAGCCCCTGAGCAACCTGGACAGAAAGTAAGGGGGTGATTCTCCAGAGGAGAACAGAGTGGGTGGGGAAGGATGGACGCAAGGCCAGTACAACCACTGATGAGTGGCTGTTGTCTTTCTGACCACGTCTATCCAGCCAGGAGAAGACAGCCTGATTTGGTGGGGCAGGTGCAAGGGTGTTTTCttacagggggtggggggagcctggtTTTACAAGATACAGGAAATGTGGGTGAACAGAGCTTCTTTCCTTGTGGGGGCAGAATGTGTAGGCTGTAGAAGGCCCTCAGAAGCTGCCAGGGGGCTCCCCGTGGGTGTCGTGAAGGATGAGGCCCTGTCTGTGCCCCTGCTTCCCGCCTTGGGCCTTCAGAATATTTGTATGGGCTGCCAGCTTTGCTGACAGAGAACAGGCCTTAAAGAACAGAACTCCTTCAACCAGCCGGTGCTACTAGGGAAAGCTcagggccaggctgggccagAACGGGAGGGGCAGCAGGGCTTCCTGGCTGCTCTAGGaatgtgggggctccaaaaaggGAAGGTGGTCCCTGCCCTTCCCCACTCACCCCACCGCAGCCAGCTGAGTCCTCTCTGTCAAATCCAGGAAAACTTGCTACAGGCCAGCGCCCTCCGCCCCAACCCTTACCCTACCACCACCCCTAGGCTCCTGGATCAGAAAAGACGTTTAAAAACCAGCAAACACCATTTCTAAAACTTTGGGGAATCGAACAGTACttgtgaaatttttcatttaacatttcgAGGAAACTGTCTGAACAGCAGCACACGCAAACACAACAGAAGGAAATGATTTCATTATGTCGATGATGGCGACCCAGCATTGTGCCTGGTTTTAATCAGCAGAATTAGACAATTTAGAATGTTTTTCCCAAACAGTTGGAAATCTGGGCAGGTTGTCCGTAGAAGGAAGTGTCCCACAGCAGGGGGTTCAAAACACAGAGGGATGATCATTGCCAACATCTACAACTCTCCCACAGGGAATTCTCAGCCCTGGCTTGCATACCTCTGGTGACAGGGAACTCACTGTCCTACAAAGTTGCTTCTTCCATATTTCAGCAGCTCTAACAGCTAGAAAGTCCTTCACAGAGAACTGAAATCTGCTTTCTGGGAAATTCCCATCCCCgagaagagatctctggtctctGCCTAGGAGAGGGGCCTATAAGAGCCAAGATCAGCATCCCACCTTGAGGCACACAGAGTCAGTGATCTGCCCGAGGCCACATAGGCCAGACCCAGGCCCTGGATGAATGTAACAGCGGgtctttccctcccttctcttgGGGCAGAACCTCTTTGACAGCATCAAAAGCGAGCCCTTCTCCATCCCCGAGGACGATGGCAATGACCTCACCCACACCTTCTTCAAACCCGACCGCGAGGGCTGGCTGCTCAAACTGGGTGAGATGCACATTCCTGCACTCCGGGGCACATGCACTGATGTGCCTGCAACACTCACGCAACACAGCTGACACATGCACCCATTTGACTTGAAGCCTCGGGTAGTGGAGTTGAGAGTCTCCTGAGCCCCAGGGCAGCAGTCTGCTTGCCCCaaccctccctccccaaccctcccTCCGTCTGTCCTGGGGATGAGGGGACAGTGGGGGAGGAAACAATGAGCAGGAAGGGAGACAGAAAACTGACAGATTCATAGATAAGGCCTTCAACCGCAGATCTGTCTTTCTGAAGTGATTCTGAGGAAACCCAGGCCCAGTGAGGTTAAGGGACCAGCCCAAGCCACATAGCCAGCCAGTGGCAGAATTCGGTGGGCAGATGGCTGGCTGTCCCTGAAAGATGGGGGGCGGGAGTGTGAGAGGATGTGGCTTGGGGAGCCTCTCCTCAACAGGACTAGGGGCAGGGAGGGCTTTGGGCCTGCAGAGGGGAGCTATGGTGGATGCCACAGCAGCAGCCGCTGCAAGTTCTAGCAGCGGAACTGTAGGACCCAGCCATCTGACCCTGTCACCCCCACACACGCTGGGCACCTCTGGGCAGGGGCAGCCAGCCAGGCACAGAGGCTTTCCAAGCCAGAGGAGGACAGACGCCGTATGTGAGAGCAGGGCCCTGGCCTGGGAGCCTATCCAGACCCTCCATCTCTCCAGGCCCACCTCCCAGTCCATCCACCTGCAGACTGCAGCCTCCTTTTCTTGCCCAGCTGACAGTTCTCAGCCCCAGGGTAGCTCTAAGTCACAGattccagctcctccatccatccttggcctcagtttccacagctGTGGAATGGTAACAGTCATCCCTGGGAGGATGAAACATGTGGGGAAATGACCATGCACTTGGGCTCTGGGGCTCAGACactggggttcaaatcccagctctgctgccagACCTTGAGCTGATGATGTACCCTCTCTGCCCTGcgatctcctcatctgtaaaagggggttAATAATGGTCCCCTCCTCATAGGTAGTCATAGGGATTAATAAGTGAATGTTTCTTGAATCCTCTTGAACATTGCCTGGCAAATGAAAGATGAACGGCTTAGGCACAACACCAGGCAGGGAGCCAGCCAAGGGATGAACAGAgtggtgagggcaggaggaaagtaTAGGAATGGCCAGCCTGCCCCTGGGGCCGGACCAGGGAGGAGCTCTGGTGCAgcctggaggtgatggaaccccTCAGGTTTTTAAGTGGGGGAGAGATAGATAAGGGGGAGGTGTGGGAAGCTAGGGGTTAGGGGGCTAGGGTGGGGGCACAGAGGTGGGCATCGGAGGCCCTGCTCTTCCATGGAGAGAAGTGCTGGAGCCCAGGGCAGAGGAGGGCTAACTGACTCCATCACTGGCTCTTGTAGGTGGCCGCGTGAAGACCTGGAAACGACGCTGGTTCATCCTGACAGACAGCTGCCTCTACTACTTCGAGTTCACCACTGTGAGCCTTACCCTACCCTGTCCCTCCCCTCAAACCCTTTCCAGATTCTCACTAAGCAGTCCATTGTAGAGCTGGGGCCTCTTTGAGATCATTTGGTCCTCCTCCACacccatcttacagatggggGAAACAGCTACAAAGAGGTGAAGGGGCTGGGCCAAGGTGCAAGGCAGAGCTGGGGCTTAATGTCCGGCCTCCTAACTCCCAGCCAGGGCTCTTCCCATGCTGCTCCCTTGCGCTCTCCAGGGCTGGTCAGAGTCTAGGGAAGATGGGCACACTCCTCTTTGGGTATGGGGTGCTGCTGAgttcagacagaggagcctggcaggctatagtccacagggtcaaaagaGTTGAAggcgacttagtgactaaacaacaaaacttcCAAGTTCACTCCCTGCCCTTGACTCGAGACTCCCTTTGCTGATCCTGATCTTTCTTCTTATTCTCCTGCAGGACAAGGAGCCCCGGGGAATCATACCCCTTGAGAATCTCTCAGTGCAGAAGGTGGACGACCCCAAGAAGCCAGTAGGTGTCAGTGAGGTGGCCTCAGGCCAGAACAGCTGTAGGAATTTCCAAAACAGAGTGCAGGGAGAGGGCGGCTGGGCTGGGCTCTCCAGGAGGCGAGGCCATGCCTGTGACACCTTCCAGTAGCTCAGGCTTGCCTCAGCCTCCCTCTTAGGGACGGGGATCCTGGCGTCAAGAGGCATCAAGAGGGCCTGGCCACACTGTCTCTCAGAGCCTGGCCCCTAATACTGGCTCTGGGACCTTCAATAAGTCTCTGCTGCTTTCTGAGcctctatttccccatctgtcaaCTGGGGATTTTAAGAGGAATCATGGATTTAAGTCAAGTCAGGCACATAGTAAGTTCTCAACATGAGAAGCTGCCTGTTCTCTCACAGGAGGGCCTGGCAGTCAGGTGTGTCCTGCTGCTCTTCCAGATGCTGGTCTTGCCCAAGTGTCTAGGCCTCTCCAACCTCTCCGAGCCTCCCCAAGAGCCCACACGGCTGCCctttcctcccacccctgccctgccctcaccTGGCCACTTCCCCACAGTTCTGCCTGGAGCTGTGCAACCCCAGCTGCCGGGGCCAGAAGATAAAGGCCTGCAAGACCGATGGCGATGGTAAAGTGGTGGAGGGCAAGCATGAGTCTTACCGGATCTCAGCCTCCAGCGCCGAGGAGCGGGACCAATGGATCGAAGCCATTCGGTAACGGATGGCTGGGCTGGTGGGGAGGAGTCTCTGTTACCTTTCAGAAGCCCCTGCTCCTCTCAGGGTCCTGTTTCCTTGCCTGCAAAGAGGGCTAACTCCAGAACTTCCCTTCTGTTTCTGGCATGCAAATCCCTTCCACCATGTTCCGTGAGCATCCTCTCTGGGCCAGGCCCAGAACACGGAGGAGCAAGGCACAGAATTCATGGGAATGGTGGAGGATCATGGGAGATGTTACAAGTAAAGCTCTTTGCCCAGTGCCTGTTAGCATCAGAATCCTAAGTGGTCCTGGAAAGGCCTGGTGCAGGTCGGGAGGAAGACTTTCTAGGTGGAAGGAGCAATGCAGGCCAAAACAAAAGGGCAGGTCAGGCATAGGGATGCCTAGACATCTTCCTGGATAGCTGGTGCTGGGCAGCATGGGACCAGGCAATGCCGGGCAGTGCAGGGGTAGGGCTATGTAGACACCAGGCAGCGTGAGGACTAAGCATTGGGAAATGAGGCTGCAAAGGATGGCAAGGCCTTGGTGGCCATGGCAGAGAGCTCAGGTTTCTCCTGAGTATGCTGGAGAGCCACAGACAGGTATGATGAGGGGAGAAAGTCCACCATGCAGGGGCTGGGGTTCGACAGGTGTGATGGTCAGTGGAGGGACAGGAGGCGGAAAGCCAGGTGAGGGGCAGGATAACACCTTGACTCTGAGTCCATGGGGAGATACCAGTGAGGGTGAGTCCTCTTAGACAGAGGGAGACACAGAAGTGGTCAATGGGCCAGGGACCAGGTATGTCCCAGAGACTTGTAGGGTCTTTTCCCTCCAATCTTGCAGCAGCCCTGTGAGGCTGCCAGGCCAAACCCACTcttaccctcattttacagatgaggactgaggtccagagagggaaaggactTGCCCAGGGCTACACAGCCAGAGAGGGGCAGAGCTAGGACTGGCAAGCAGGTCTGCTAGTTCCACTTGGGCTCTTGTCACCTCCTTCCAAGTCTGACGGGGTCTGGGAGGCGTCCAAAGATACGTGGGGGCAGAATTCCCGAGGCTCTCAGGCCTGCCTGTGGCACACCCTGGCTCGGTCCTTGTTGGGGTCATCAGGCTTTACCCCTCCAGGTAAAGGCCAACCTCACCCTGGGAGAAGCACACCCTTATTACAAGCCCTGGGAGATGAGATCCCTTTGCCAGCCCATCCAGCCCTGAAATCTTTTTACTACCCTCACTCCAGAGCCAGCATCACTCGTGTCCCTTTCTATGACCTGGTCTCTGCTCGGAAGAAGAAGATCGCCAGCAAGCAGTGAGCTTCCTTGGAGGTGGTGCCCGGTGTCCTGTGAGCCCCATGACCTGTGGTACCTGGagacccactcccaccccagggcccGCACACATCCTCCTTCAACCCCCTTCACTTCGACCTGACAgcgaggggcaggggtgggggaggcagggctcAAGAGCCAGGATGGGTGGGAACCACCAAGGTCTCAGAGCCCGATCATGAGGCTGCTGGCCCTGGGCATCCAGCAAAGGCCCTACCCCTGCCCCAAGTCCACTACAGGAAGGGGTAAGGAAAGCGGccacagcctggcatgctgccctctctctgggcctcagtttcctcttttgttaGAAGTCTCCTTGCCCTCTGAAATGCCATCAGCCTTCAAAGCAAGAGGGGCCTGAGTGCTTCCTACCCTCCACCATGGCGATGCCTCCTCTTCTGCTCAGGGGATTCTCAGCCAGCCCCTCCCCATCTTCAGTGGGAACTTGGCCCTCCCTGCCCAAGGGACACAGGAAACACATCTCAGATCCATGGACATAACCTTTGGGAGACCCAAGAGCACTGGACTAGGAGCCTGGACATCACAGTCTCAGTCCTAGCTTTGTCTCAACTTACTGTGTGCCCTCGGCCGAGTCACACTCCTTCTCTGGTTCCTGGAAAACTGTGGTGCTTGGCTAGGAATGTCCCAGCCCTTCTGGTTCTGTGCACTTCGCCCCTCAACCTGCCAGCAATGGCCCCTCTCAGACTGCTTTCAGTCCGTGGAAGGATAGGAATGTGCTGGGTCTCCCAAGGAGCTTCTGGCTGGAGATGTCTACACCTGTTTAGTGAGCCGGAAGAGGCTCTGGACTGAAGACTGCTGGGAGGCGGAGAGCAGAGTGGGCCCACCCTCAAGGATGTTCATTTTAGAGAAGGGACACGTGGGACTCCTCAAGCAAATGGCAGAGACATACAGACATACTCAAGCAGAAATGGTGGTACAACCAAGAAGCCAAGAAGAGAGCTTTGTGATCTGTGGTTACcaggagggctgcctggaggcAGCAGCCATGCCATGAGTGACGTACACCCTTGTAGCAGAGTCTCCGCCACAATTTCCCTGCTAGACCACTGCCCAGGGCCCCTGAGGTGATAAGCAGCTGTCCCAGCAGGGTCCTAGCATCCTGAGACTCTCTGGCATAGCACCATC
It includes:
- the CYTH4 gene encoding cytohesin-4 codes for the protein MDLCHPDPGELSSGEAEELQQIKWHRKQLLEDIQKLKDEIADVFAQIDCFETAEESRMAQREKELCIGRKKFNMDPMKGIQYLIEHKLLTPDAQDIAQFLYKGEGLNKTAIGTYLGERDPINLQVLQAFVDCHEFANLNLVQALRQFLWSFRLPGEAQKIDRMMETFASRYCLCNPGVFQSTDTCYVLSFSIIMLNTSLHNPNVRDRPPFERFVSMNRGINGGSDLPEEQLRNLFDSIKSEPFSIPEDDGNDLTHTFFKPDREGWLLKLGGRVKTWKRRWFILTDSCLYYFEFTTDKEPRGIIPLENLSVQKVDDPKKPFCLELCNPSCRGQKIKACKTDGDGKVVEGKHESYRISASSAEERDQWIEAIRASITRVPFYDLVSARKKKIASKQ